In the genome of Nakaseomyces glabratus chromosome K, complete sequence, the window GGTCAAAGTATTGAGAATACAATTAGATACTGAACACAACTTGGATGCCCATAATATGGGTTGTTAACCGTTAACATAATCATGTGACTAATCATATGTGACGTATAGGTTATCCCGTAACTCCCCCGAATAGAATTCAAAGTGAACAAAAAACTGTACTTtataatgaatataataGGTAAATAGAGTATTTCTGCTGCTATTTTTAATTGAATGAGAGAGCATCACTAACTGGACACACGTACTCATATTTGCTTGTGTACGCATCATTGTTTATACCTTTGACTGTTTTCATTAAACATTTGACTTGGTCCGTAAAGCAACCTGAAAACTTGGCAAAGGGATACAAAGCAACTCTAACATATCATAGAGCAAGCTGAGCGAAAACCCAAGAAAAGCTTCCTTACGCTATTGTTACAAGTTAGAATATAAGAACAGATAAACTATGATTGGAGATACAAGACTTCTGCTGGATAGTATCCATTTCAATGAAATGCGGTCAGTGATAAGGTCTCGTTCGGTGGCTTGGGAAGCGTTGTCGAGATCAGAAGAGATAAGCGATGAAGAAGCAACCTATGCGAAGCTAGTCGAGAACGTATTGGTTAAGAAGAGTGTTGATAGCAAGGAATTGAATGTGAATGAGAATTTGATACGCTCCTTAGTTCAATTAGTAGGGAACACTCACAACAAGGATTGCAGAAAATCATCACTTAACTTGGTTGCCGAATTACTTTCATCTGAAACACATTATAAACAAACTGTGGAAGTTTTCCAAGAGGACAAGCAGCTCATGAGAGATTTATTCcaaaattcttttcaaagtgAACAGGAGATCAATGACAGCCAATTCACACTGATTGCCGCTTTTAACATGGTCTCACTATTGACTCAGGAGAGCTTGCAGGACAGTAAACTAGTTGAGGAGTTATTGACCGTATCCGATGGTCTGTTACTGAAGATCCTGACCAACTTACAGGAACTGGACACAAGTTATGTCTGTATTCGTCTGCTGCAAGAGCTTGCTGTCCACAAGGGCTATAAGCTTATAATCTGGAAGTATGAGAGCCAGATCTTGCCAACGCTGTTCACAATTTTGAGAAGAGCTATTGACACCAAACACAAGAACACACCATTAGGGTTCTCAAGTTCCACATCTACGTCGAGCAATTCGTCACACTCGTTCCACAGATCAGCAAGCAGTGCACTAGTACCAAACGCCAACAACTTGGTGATCCAAATACAGTACTATTCATTGCTGCTGATATGGGTGTTGATGTTTGAGCGTAAGGTTCAGAAGGAGTATGTGACCAAGTACCTCACTGAGTACTTGAACCTTTTGAAGATCATGAAGGTCACCATCAAGGAGAAGATATCTCGTGTAAGTATATCCATCCTTTTGCAATGCCTAGTTGACGAGAACGGTGAAGTCAAGGACAAGAAACTGATCAAGcaattgttgttgttaGGCAACGCGTTACCTGTCGTCGAGTCCCTCACAGAAAGAAAGTACACGGACCAGGAGTTGAAGGACGACCTTGTTCTGTTGAAGGACATCCTGGAGCAAGAGTACAAGGAATTGACATCGTTCGATGAGTATATAGCCGAGGTAGACTCCAAGCTGCTGTGCTGGTCCCCTCCACATATAGATAATGGGTTCTGGGTTGACAACATAGACAAGTTCAAGTTGAACAACTGGGAGTTGTTCAAGAAGCTGATAAACATCCTGGAGGACATCAAGCGTGACACGAACGTAGACATCAACGAGAGCAAGACCAAGACCATAATCGAAGTCGCACTGAGCGATATTGCCCATGTTGTCGAGTTGTTACCGGAGAGCATCGATGTCTTAGGTAAAACTGGTGGTAAGCTTTTAATCATGGAGCTGTTGAACCAC includes:
- the VMA13 gene encoding H(+)-transporting V1 sector ATPase subunit H (CAGL0K05379g~Ortholog(s) have fungal-type vacuole membrane localization), giving the protein MIGDTRLLLDSIHFNEMRSVIRSRSVAWEALSRSEEISDEEATYAKLVENVLVKKSVDSKELNVNENLIRSLVQLVGNTHNKDCRKSSLNLVAELLSSETHYKQTVEVFQEDKQLMRDLFQNSFQSEQEINDSQFTLIAAFNMVSLLTQESLQDSKLVEELLTVSDGLLLKILTNLQELDTSYVCIRLLQELAVHKGYKLIIWKYESQILPTLFTILRRAIDTKHKNTPLGFSSSTSTSSNSSHSFHRSASSALVPNANNLVIQIQYYSLLLIWVLMFERKVQKEYVTKYLTEYLNLLKIMKVTIKEKISRVSISILLQCLVDENGEVKDKKLIKQLLLLGNALPVVESLTERKYTDQELKDDLVLLKDILEQEYKELTSFDEYIAEVDSKLLCWSPPHIDNGFWVDNIDKFKLNNWELFKKLINILEDIKRDTNVDINESKTKTIIEVALSDIAHVVELLPESIDVLGKTGGKLLIMELLNHSDSRVKYEALKATQAIIGYRFR